Part of the Grimontia kaedaensis genome is shown below.
TCGGTGGGCGCCGTTAAACCCACCAGCATTCTCGCCAGCGTAGACTTACCGCAACCTGACTCGCCGACGATACCCAGTGTTTCGCCCTGAGCCACATCCAGACTAATAGTTTGCACTGCTTTCACGCCGGGAAGCGCTGAGGCAAACATTGGCTTTTTAAAAAAGTAGGTTTTCTTCAATCCCTGAATTTGCAACGCAGCCGTCATACCAACTTCTCCTCGGGATAATGACACAGCACCATCCGCCCAGATGCCTCATTTCTTGATACTTCGCCCTGCTGACAAGTATTAGCGGCTTTGCTGCACCTTGCTGCAAACGCACATCCTAGAGGCAATTTATCTACCACAGGCGGTAACCCTGGAATGGCTTCCAATGTGCCTTTCCCACGCCCAAGTTCAGGCACACACGCAATAAGCTTTTTGGTGTATGGGTGTGCTGGAGAATCCAGCACAGCTTCGGTTGGTCCCGTTTCAACAATCTTTCCGGCATACATGACGGCAACACGATCACAAAGCTGAGCCACAACGCCAAAGTCATGAGTAATAAACAGCACCGACACATTTCTGGTTCGGCGAAGCTCATCCAACAGGGCAAGTATCTGTCCTTGAACCGTCACATCCAGTGCTGTGGTGGGTTCATCCGCAATAATCAGCGAGGGATTGTTCACCAGCGCCATTGCAATCGCCACACGCTGGCGCATACCGCCGGAGAGCTCATGGGGGAATGCCTTCATGCGCTCTTCTGCGTTGGGAATGTGTACCGCATCCAGCAACGAAATAGCCCGCTCTCTTGCTTCATTTGCTGGCACTTTCTCATGCACCAGTATCGCTTCCATCATCTGCTCTCCCACGCGATAGAGCGGATGCAAGGTAGCGAGCGGGTCCTGGAAAATGTAAGCCACATCCTTGCCACGCAATTCACGCAGCTTTTCATAGCTTGCACCTATCAGGGATTCATCCTTGAAGCGGATATCACCACCACAAATGACCCCTGGGGGAGACGCGACCAGCCCCATGACTGATAGCGCTGTCACCGATTTACCGGAACCACTTTCCCCAATCAAACCCAGACATTCGCCAGGCGCAATCTCAAATGACACCTGATTCACCGCTTTGTAAACACGGTCGTTGATATGAAATTGCGTCTCTAATTTATCGACTTTCAGGACGGCTTCATTGGTTTCATCGGAATCAACAGTATTGAACGCATCGCTGACTTTGGTGGCCGGCTGAGGACGGGTTAGCGCACCGGACTTCAATCTTGGATCGAGCGCGTCACGTATGCCGTCACCTAAAAGGTTAATGCTCATTACGATAAGGAAAATCATGATGCCCGGCACCACACTGGCATGAGGATCAGTGATCAATGAGTTTCGCGCCTCACCCAACATTGAACCCAAATCGGCTTGTGGTGGCTGAGAGCCCAAACCAAGGAAGGAAAGCCCTGCGGTTTCCAGGATCATCCAGCCAATCGTGGTAGACATGGCAATCACAATCACAGGGATAACATTAGGCACAATTTCGGACCAGATAATGCGCAAGTCAGACATGCCACAAAGCTTGGCTGCTTCAACAAACTCACGCTGTGCCAAAGAGACAGTCACGCCACGAATATTTCTTGCAAAGAAAGGAATATTGACCGCCGCGACAGCAATCAGTGCATTCAATAATCCAGGACCCAATGCCGCAACAATCGCTAATGCCAACAAGATATAAGGGAACGCCATTAATACATCGATACAACGCATAAAAACATTATCGACACGGCCACCGTAATAACCGGCAACAATACCAATCGCTGAGCCAATCAAAGCAGCAGTCAAAGCTGCAGCAAAACCAACCGCGAGGCTCAGTTGAGTTCCCCAAAGCAAGCGGGAAAGTAAATCCCGCCCCAAATGATCAGTGCCTAAAAGATGCCCATCGCTGAACGGACGCAAAAAGCGATTTGCCGTGTCTGTAACGGCAGGATCCTGCAGGCCCAACAAAGGTGTCACCAAAACCAGAAAGACGATAGTGGATATCACTATGCCGCCAAAAGCCGCCAGTCGGTTCCGGGCCAGAAGTTTTAAAAATGCCGTCATGCTTTGATCCTCGGGTCGAGCCAACTTTGCAGCATGTCTACAGCAATATTGAAAAGCACATAGCAAGACGCAACAAACACTACCCCGCCCTGCACAAGTAAAATGTCACGTTTGAGGATCGCTTCTACCAGCATTTTTCCGACACCCGGCCACTGGAAGACCATCTCGATATACACTGCGCCGGAAAGCACAAACCCGGCCTGAATACCCAGCACGGGAATAATGCTGACCATGGCAGCTTTCAATGCGTGCTTCCAAACAACCTGACGCTCATGCACACCTTTGGCTCGCGCTGTACGGATATAGTCCTGCCTCAGTACTTCCAACATGGCTGAGCGAGAGAGCCGGGCAATGACACCTGTTGCCACCGATGCTAAAGCGACAGCTGGCATGACTAAATGCTTCAGCAAATCAGGTAAATCACCACCGCCATAAATTGCGTACATACCTGAAACGGGTAGCCAACGGAGATTAATTGCGAACAGCAGAATCATCATCATGCCGAGGAAAAAAGAAGGAATGGAAATACCCAGAAGCACCACTAAAGTGATGCCTTTATCAGCCATAGAGAATTGACGTGCCGCTGAGACCACGCCGGCGATAATTCCCAACAGAGCGCAGAGCACAAATGAAACGCCCGCCAAAATCAAAGTGGCATTGAAACGCTCGAGAATTTCATCAATCACGGGTCGGTTTAGCGAGTAAGAGCGGCCAAAGTCTCCCTGAAGCATGTTCGACAGCCAGATGAAATACTGGCTCACTAAAGGCTGGTCGAGACCGAGATCTCTATTGATTTTGGCGACATTATCTGGCGTTGCATAGGCGCCAAGAATGGCGGTTGCCGGATCGCCGGGAATCATCGACATGATGAGAAAGACGATAACCGTTATCCCGAGAAGCACCGGGATCGCGGACAGCAATCGTCGAAGAAAATAGTTACCCACGCGCAGTGCTCCCTTCTGCAAAAAAGATGGGCGGGTTTCCCCGCCCTAAGTTGCTAACTGACGTTGCTCATCCAAATGACCTGAATAAAAGCATCTTCAGGTCATTTGGCCGTTAAGTTTATTTTTGTACATCCTTGAGAATAAGGAAGAAAGAAGGCTGTAATTTGAAGTCTTGCACTTGATTATTGGTCACGGCGTTCTGCTTCCAGTTCGCAACGAAAACCCACGGCGCATCTTCCTGCACAATCTCCTGCATTTTGCGGTAGAGCTTGGCGCGCTCGTTTTGGTCCGTCGCTTCACGTGCAGCTTCCAGCAGCTTGTCGACTTCCGGATTTGAATAGTAACCCGAGTTGAAACCGCCTTTGCCAGGCCATGCATCAGTGCGAAGCGCCAGGTATGGCAGAGTATCTGGGTCGTTGGTCATCCATGCCATTTCTGCCATGTCGGCTTTGCCTTCCAGACCAGGGTTTACTTTGCCAAGGAAGGTATTCCACTCGTAGGTTTCAATCGAAGTATCCAGACCAACCGCTTTCAGATCTGCCTGAATCGCAGTCCCCATAGGGACCGGGTCTAACATACCCGAACCGCCTTCAGTGACGTAAAAGGTCAGCTTCGCACCTTCCTGACCTGCTTCTTTGATCAGCGCTTTGGCTTTTTCAGGGTCATAAGGATATGGCTGCAGACTGTCGTTATACGCCCAAGCAAAAGCTGGAGGCGTTGGCCCAGCAGCGACTTCAGCCGTTCCTTCCAATACGCCTTCTACCAAGGCTTTTTTGTTGATGGCATAGTTCACAGCCTGACGCATTCGCTTATCCGCGAAGGGGCCTTCCTTGGCATTCAGGATAAGAAACCATACGTGTGGGCCAGCCTGCTCCACCACTTGATAACGATTATTCTCGAACTCAGACAGCGCGTTAGGCGGCACTTCCACCATCATGTCAATGCTGCCCGCGAGCATTTCAGCAACACGGG
Proteins encoded:
- a CDS encoding dipeptide/oligopeptide/nickel ABC transporter permease/ATP-binding protein, translating into MTAFLKLLARNRLAAFGGIVISTIVFLVLVTPLLGLQDPAVTDTANRFLRPFSDGHLLGTDHLGRDLLSRLLWGTQLSLAVGFAAALTAALIGSAIGIVAGYYGGRVDNVFMRCIDVLMAFPYILLALAIVAALGPGLLNALIAVAAVNIPFFARNIRGVTVSLAQREFVEAAKLCGMSDLRIIWSEIVPNVIPVIVIAMSTTIGWMILETAGLSFLGLGSQPPQADLGSMLGEARNSLITDPHASVVPGIMIFLIVMSINLLGDGIRDALDPRLKSGALTRPQPATKVSDAFNTVDSDETNEAVLKVDKLETQFHINDRVYKAVNQVSFEIAPGECLGLIGESGSGKSVTALSVMGLVASPPGVICGGDIRFKDESLIGASYEKLRELRGKDVAYIFQDPLATLHPLYRVGEQMMEAILVHEKVPANEARERAISLLDAVHIPNAEERMKAFPHELSGGMRQRVAIAMALVNNPSLIIADEPTTALDVTVQGQILALLDELRRTRNVSVLFITHDFGVVAQLCDRVAVMYAGKIVETGPTEAVLDSPAHPYTKKLIACVPELGRGKGTLEAIPGLPPVVDKLPLGCAFAARCSKAANTCQQGEVSRNEASGRMVLCHYPEEKLV
- a CDS encoding ABC transporter permease; the encoded protein is MGNYFLRRLLSAIPVLLGITVIVFLIMSMIPGDPATAILGAYATPDNVAKINRDLGLDQPLVSQYFIWLSNMLQGDFGRSYSLNRPVIDEILERFNATLILAGVSFVLCALLGIIAGVVSAARQFSMADKGITLVVLLGISIPSFFLGMMMILLFAINLRWLPVSGMYAIYGGGDLPDLLKHLVMPAVALASVATGVIARLSRSAMLEVLRQDYIRTARAKGVHERQVVWKHALKAAMVSIIPVLGIQAGFVLSGAVYIEMVFQWPGVGKMLVEAILKRDILLVQGGVVFVASCYVLFNIAVDMLQSWLDPRIKA
- a CDS encoding ABC transporter substrate-binding protein — encoded protein: MKQMKSDFMKRLLSVAKTALIAVCAIVPLSASAQTPPNVLIVGQVAEPKSLDPHAVTAVNDFRILMNLYEGLVRYKDGTLEVEPALAESWTVSEDGKTYTFKLRGGVKFHDGTALTSEAVKFNFDRMLDEKHPYHNTGPFPLSFFFSSIENVEAVDPQTVKFTLNAPYAPFLSNLAYPTGLIVSPEAVKKHGKDFGRQPSGTGPFRFAEWGSNTKVVVVRNDDYWGEKAKLEAVVFRPITDANTRVAEMLAGSIDMMVEVPPNALSEFENNRYQVVEQAGPHVWFLILNAKEGPFADKRMRQAVNYAINKKALVEGVLEGTAEVAAGPTPPAFAWAYNDSLQPYPYDPEKAKALIKEAGQEGAKLTFYVTEGGSGMLDPVPMGTAIQADLKAVGLDTSIETYEWNTFLGKVNPGLEGKADMAEMAWMTNDPDTLPYLALRTDAWPGKGGFNSGYYSNPEVDKLLEAAREATDQNERAKLYRKMQEIVQEDAPWVFVANWKQNAVTNNQVQDFKLQPSFFLILKDVQK